The following are encoded in a window of Paraburkholderia hospita genomic DNA:
- a CDS encoding alkaline phosphatase family protein codes for MGAGILAATIAVPMVVHAGDDKEHGHDHDRRDTEVRHVLLISVDGLHEQDVARCIAANTCPNMALLAKSGVTYSNAYTPGLSDSFPGLAALVTGGSPKSAGLFYDVSYDRTLYAPSDPTCQGKQGWNVVFDETTGIDAENGGALTHLDGGGAFNPQAIPHAKTNGVCVPVYPHNYVKTNTIFEAVKQHFHGARTAWADKHAWGYDWLNGPSGKGVDDLSRTEINSIDPATGTNYTDVYAHTEQFDNLHVQSIINEIDGKDSTGQQNAAVPTLFGTNFQTLSVAQKAPVASGGGYLDASFTPGKQVAAAIGYVDDALGKMVDALKSRDLAKSTMVVVTAKHGQSPSDHTKLVKNGDTLVNLLEAHNYLDPNGHFGQNSTTTGNLNDGTGLVGTGLAQTDDVGLIWLRDQSQAQDVVSTLKANLGCNAPGICADGPQAYILSGPRLAALFGDPADGRTPDIIVQPNPGVIYTSSKAKDEEHGGNAPDDSHLGLIVAYPDGHHHERHVDRRVSTTQVAPTILRALGLDPASLHSVRLEGTRPLPGLGEDD; via the coding sequence ATGGGAGCAGGCATCCTGGCGGCAACGATTGCGGTTCCGATGGTCGTTCATGCTGGCGATGATAAGGAGCATGGTCACGATCACGACCGGCGCGACACTGAGGTGCGACATGTTTTGCTGATCAGTGTGGACGGTCTCCACGAGCAGGATGTGGCGCGTTGCATCGCCGCTAACACGTGTCCGAATATGGCTTTGCTGGCGAAGTCCGGCGTAACGTACTCCAATGCTTATACACCCGGGCTCTCCGACTCGTTTCCTGGCCTGGCGGCACTCGTGACGGGTGGCTCGCCGAAATCGGCGGGACTGTTCTATGACGTTTCGTACGATCGCACGCTTTATGCGCCGTCAGACCCGACTTGCCAGGGCAAGCAGGGTTGGAATGTCGTATTCGACGAAACGACGGGAATAGATGCAGAGAACGGCGGGGCGCTTACGCATCTCGATGGAGGAGGCGCTTTTAATCCGCAAGCGATTCCCCATGCAAAGACAAATGGCGTATGCGTGCCTGTGTATCCACATAACTATGTGAAGACCAATACGATCTTCGAGGCCGTCAAGCAGCATTTCCATGGTGCCCGTACGGCATGGGCCGACAAGCATGCGTGGGGCTACGACTGGCTAAATGGTCCGTCAGGCAAGGGCGTCGACGATCTGTCGCGTACCGAGATCAATTCGATCGATCCGGCGACGGGCACGAACTACACCGACGTGTACGCGCATACTGAACAGTTCGATAACCTGCATGTTCAGTCCATCATCAATGAGATCGACGGCAAGGACTCGACGGGCCAGCAAAACGCCGCTGTGCCGACCTTGTTCGGTACGAATTTTCAGACATTGAGTGTTGCGCAGAAGGCGCCCGTCGCGTCTGGCGGCGGCTATCTCGACGCGAGCTTTACGCCGGGCAAGCAGGTGGCGGCTGCTATCGGCTACGTTGACGATGCGCTCGGAAAGATGGTCGATGCGCTGAAGTCGAGAGATCTCGCGAAGTCGACGATGGTGGTCGTAACGGCCAAGCACGGCCAGTCGCCAAGCGACCACACCAAGCTGGTCAAGAACGGCGACACGCTGGTGAACCTGCTCGAAGCGCATAACTACCTCGATCCGAACGGCCACTTTGGACAAAATAGTACGACGACGGGGAACCTGAATGACGGGACGGGTTTGGTCGGCACAGGCCTCGCGCAAACCGACGATGTCGGTCTCATCTGGTTGCGGGATCAGAGCCAGGCTCAGGATGTCGTGTCGACGCTGAAGGCCAACCTTGGTTGTAATGCGCCAGGAATCTGCGCGGACGGGCCGCAGGCGTACATCCTTTCAGGACCGCGGCTCGCGGCGCTATTTGGCGACCCGGCAGACGGACGCACGCCCGATATCATCGTGCAACCCAACCCCGGTGTTATTTACACATCGAGCAAAGCGAAAGACGAGGAGCATGGCGGGAACGCGCCGGACGACAGTCATCTGGGTCTGATCGTCGCGTATCCCGATGGACATCACCATGAGCGGCATGTCGATCGCCGCGTAAGCACCACGCAGGTTGCACCCACTATCTTGCGTGCACTCGGCCTCGACCCGGCATCGTTGCACTCCGTACGTTTGGAGGGCACCCGGCCGCTACCGGGACTGGGAGAGGATGACTGA
- a CDS encoding DUF4148 domain-containing protein, with amino-acid sequence MKLPALFAVTVLGLAFGANAFAQATTHGITRAEVHAQLVEAQADGLVPVPKNDYPPSADTIARNKELYAIQHHQSASDTGSSTGNVTAPRAASD; translated from the coding sequence ATGAAGCTACCAGCCTTGTTCGCGGTCACCGTGCTCGGCCTTGCATTCGGTGCGAATGCCTTTGCACAAGCAACTACGCACGGCATCACGCGTGCCGAAGTGCATGCACAACTTGTCGAGGCGCAGGCAGATGGGTTAGTGCCTGTTCCCAAAAACGACTATCCGCCATCCGCCGATACCATCGCACGGAACAAGGAGCTGTATGCAATCCAGCATCATCAATCCGCCAGCGATACCGGATCCTCAACCGGGAACGTGACAGCCCCGCGCGCTGCCTCCGACTGA
- a CDS encoding porin, whose product MKKLLIAGAALGCVAVPTVAMAQTSVTLYGLIDEGLNYTNNTGGHSAVQMQSGFAQGSRWGLRGSEDLGGGLKAIFTLENGFDVNSGKLGQSGRMFGRQAYVGVNSDRFGAVTLGRQYDSVVDYLAPLTANGNWAGYLLSHPYDNDNTDNSFRLNNTVKYTSPVLGGFTFGGLYGFSNQPGGFANNRAYSLGAQYVGGPVAIAAAYMQINNPGANAGGSLATDDTDFFAGRQQVWGAGINYTLGSTILGFVYSHTSLNDATGSVYTGNFANTATSLKFDNFEVNAKYQFVKNAFVGAMYSYTLGHFDSTAGNSKPKWHQVGLMADYNLSPRTDVYVQGMYQHASGGTGAAAPLNTAFITGTDAPSTTANQFAARVGIRHVF is encoded by the coding sequence ATGAAGAAGCTCCTGATCGCCGGTGCGGCGCTCGGCTGTGTTGCGGTCCCGACGGTGGCAATGGCGCAAACCAGCGTAACGCTGTATGGCTTGATAGACGAAGGTTTGAACTATACGAATAACACAGGCGGACATTCGGCAGTTCAGATGCAGAGCGGCTTTGCGCAGGGGAGCCGCTGGGGGCTGCGCGGTTCCGAGGATCTTGGCGGAGGGTTGAAGGCTATTTTCACGCTCGAAAATGGCTTTGACGTGAACTCCGGAAAACTGGGACAGTCGGGGCGCATGTTCGGCCGTCAGGCATACGTCGGTGTGAATTCAGATCGGTTTGGCGCAGTAACGCTGGGTCGTCAGTACGACTCCGTCGTAGACTACCTTGCACCATTGACGGCGAATGGTAACTGGGCTGGTTATCTGCTTTCGCACCCCTACGACAATGACAACACCGATAACTCATTCCGGCTCAACAATACCGTGAAGTACACGAGTCCCGTTCTCGGAGGCTTTACATTCGGTGGTCTTTACGGATTCAGCAACCAGCCGGGTGGCTTTGCGAATAATCGAGCCTATAGCCTCGGTGCGCAATACGTGGGAGGCCCGGTCGCAATCGCTGCGGCATATATGCAGATCAACAATCCGGGCGCAAACGCTGGAGGCTCTCTTGCGACGGACGATACGGACTTCTTCGCGGGCCGGCAACAGGTGTGGGGTGCAGGCATCAACTACACACTTGGATCCACGATACTGGGCTTCGTTTACAGCCATACGAGCCTTAACGATGCGACGGGCTCGGTCTACACGGGGAATTTTGCGAACACCGCGACCAGTCTGAAGTTCGATAACTTCGAGGTCAACGCGAAGTATCAGTTTGTGAAAAACGCCTTTGTAGGCGCTATGTACAGCTACACGCTGGGTCATTTCGACAGTACGGCCGGCAACTCGAAGCCCAAATGGCATCAGGTCGGTTTGATGGCGGACTACAATTTGTCACCGCGTACAGATGTTTATGTTCAAGGGATGTATCAGCATGCGAGCGGTGGAACCGGTGCTGCAGCACCTCTGAATACCGCATTCATCACGGGCACGGATGCACCATCGACGACGGCCAATCAATTCGCCGCGCGAGTAGGGATTCGACACGTGTTCTGA
- a CDS encoding LysR family transcriptional regulator: protein MNKLASIRIFVTVAQCLSFAEAAKQLRVSSSVVTRGVAMLEKDLDVRLVNRTTRHVSLTPVGKQYLEYAIDLMKLLESMDECVADATQQPAGSLRISASASFASTDLPHLLTGYRSLQPRMNFELSVFETMSDIDPAGFDICFNAARRLKDSSLICKPIAQTCDVIVASPSYLERNAAPRTLADLASHDVLLASDAPSRYWEFRDRNGTQRVVVRPIMNLQSPLMVKRAACAGLGLARLPRSVVMDELSDGRLRMVLNDAELCESQWTVWLLYSSHRHMPIVLRTFIDFVAEFYEKRSFGHAQRSTENPMQMCPDLVWSGF from the coding sequence ATGAACAAGCTCGCTTCCATCCGTATATTTGTGACGGTCGCCCAATGTCTGAGTTTTGCTGAAGCCGCAAAGCAGCTAAGGGTGTCAAGTTCAGTCGTAACGCGCGGAGTCGCGATGCTTGAGAAGGATCTGGATGTTCGTCTCGTGAATCGAACGACAAGACACGTTTCGCTGACGCCAGTGGGAAAGCAATATCTGGAATATGCCATTGATCTCATGAAGCTTCTGGAATCAATGGACGAGTGCGTTGCAGATGCGACGCAGCAACCTGCCGGTAGTCTCCGCATTTCTGCATCGGCGTCGTTTGCGTCGACAGATCTCCCACATCTACTCACCGGATACAGAAGCCTCCAGCCGCGAATGAACTTCGAACTATCCGTTTTCGAGACTATGTCGGATATCGATCCTGCAGGCTTCGATATTTGCTTCAACGCCGCGCGGCGACTCAAGGATTCATCGCTCATATGCAAACCAATCGCGCAAACGTGCGACGTGATTGTCGCGAGTCCATCGTATCTGGAGCGGAATGCCGCGCCACGAACACTTGCCGATCTGGCATCGCACGATGTGCTCCTTGCGTCCGATGCTCCGAGTCGATACTGGGAGTTTCGCGATCGAAATGGAACGCAGCGTGTCGTGGTTCGGCCAATCATGAATTTGCAAAGTCCACTCATGGTGAAGAGGGCCGCGTGCGCTGGACTGGGACTCGCCCGACTTCCGAGGTCTGTCGTTATGGACGAGTTGTCGGACGGAAGATTGCGGATGGTCCTTAACGATGCGGAGCTTTGCGAGAGCCAATGGACGGTGTGGCTTTTATATTCCAGCCATCGGCATATGCCAATCGTCCTCCGCACCTTTATAGATTTTGTGGCGGAATTCTACGAGAAGAGGTCCTTCGGACACGCTCAGCGGTCGACAGAAAACCCTATGCAAATGTGTCCAGATCTGGTGTGGAGTGGGTTCTAG
- a CDS encoding FTR1 family iron permease has translation MLSTALIVFREVLEAALVVSIVLAATKGVAHRGWWVSGGLLGGIIGAGLIAVFADAISSWASGMGQEVFNACVMFVAVVMLGWHSVWMGKHSREMAKQIAAVGKAVAAGSRPLTGLAVVVGVAVLREGSETVLFLYGIAVGEPGQTPQMALGALLGVAGGVGLGAGMYAGLLQIPLKRLFSVTNALIVLLAAGMASQGIGYLVSAGLLPSLGDAMWDTSWLLAETSVVGKMLHALIGYTARPAGIQIAGYLATLAIIVALSRVVGRVHGAGGQARHST, from the coding sequence ATGCTATCTACTGCGCTTATCGTTTTCCGCGAAGTCCTTGAAGCAGCGTTGGTTGTCTCGATTGTGCTCGCAGCGACCAAGGGAGTTGCCCATCGGGGATGGTGGGTGAGTGGCGGTCTGCTTGGCGGGATTATCGGTGCCGGTCTCATCGCCGTCTTTGCAGATGCCATTTCTTCGTGGGCCTCCGGAATGGGTCAGGAAGTCTTCAATGCCTGCGTCATGTTTGTTGCAGTAGTTATGCTTGGATGGCACAGCGTGTGGATGGGCAAACATAGTCGTGAAATGGCGAAGCAGATTGCCGCCGTCGGTAAGGCCGTCGCAGCCGGTAGTCGGCCGCTTACAGGTCTCGCCGTGGTCGTGGGAGTGGCCGTACTTCGCGAGGGATCAGAAACAGTTCTGTTTCTCTATGGCATTGCAGTCGGTGAGCCCGGTCAAACTCCCCAGATGGCCTTGGGTGCCCTGCTGGGCGTTGCCGGTGGCGTGGGCCTCGGCGCAGGCATGTATGCCGGACTGCTTCAGATCCCGCTGAAGCGCCTCTTTTCGGTGACCAACGCACTCATTGTGCTCCTTGCGGCAGGCATGGCCAGTCAGGGCATCGGCTACCTCGTATCAGCGGGGCTTTTACCGTCTTTGGGAGACGCTATGTGGGATACATCCTGGCTGCTCGCGGAGACCAGTGTCGTCGGAAAGATGCTGCATGCCCTCATTGGCTATACCGCAAGGCCGGCAGGAATTCAGATTGCCGGGTATCTCGCGACGCTTGCGATAATCGTGGCGCTCTCCCGAGTGGTCGGCCGTGTGCATGGTGCAGGTGGGCAGGCGCGGCACTCGACATAG
- a CDS encoding carbohydrate porin: MKFIRSIGSGPLIASRASLRKATIAALFACAPLFAQSAAHAESNPDAIPEAPEADLGIQAKPTGQWTGFWTRETMLGDIGGLRPWLGKYGVTFQLTETSEYLANLRGGLSRGGAYDGLTTATVQMDTQKAFGLPGGLFNVSALQIHGRNLSADRLGTLNTASGIEAEATTRLWELWYQQSFLDKRLDVKIGQQSIDQEFMTSQYAATFINTMFGWPALPSYDMPSGGPAYPLSGLGVRVRGQITPSLTALAGVYSGDPLGNNPDNIHGTNFNLHNGALWIGELQYAINQPADGEMTGMDSNKLPGTYKIGVWYNSNRFDDQRFDNTGLSLANPATTGIPQSHHGDYSIYAVADQMVWRPNPDEPRSVGVFARVMGAPGDRNLVSLSANLGVVLKAPFKGRDDDSVGLAVTYIKVGNHVHDLDLDNRDFSGGPYGVRTSETALEATYIYQAAPWWQIQADAQYTFNAGAGQNPNDPTQPLRNTFVVGVRTNITF; the protein is encoded by the coding sequence ATGAAATTCATCCGATCAATCGGATCTGGTCCGCTCATTGCGTCGCGGGCGTCGCTGCGCAAAGCGACCATTGCTGCATTGTTTGCATGCGCACCGCTCTTCGCGCAATCGGCCGCCCACGCGGAGTCCAATCCTGACGCCATACCGGAAGCGCCTGAGGCCGACCTCGGCATCCAGGCGAAGCCGACGGGACAATGGACCGGTTTCTGGACACGCGAAACCATGCTCGGCGACATCGGCGGATTGCGACCATGGCTCGGAAAGTACGGTGTGACCTTTCAGTTGACGGAAACGAGCGAATATCTCGCGAACCTGCGCGGTGGCCTGTCGCGCGGAGGGGCCTACGACGGTCTCACGACGGCAACCGTGCAGATGGACACGCAAAAGGCGTTCGGGCTACCGGGCGGCTTGTTCAATGTCAGCGCACTGCAGATTCACGGCCGGAATCTGAGCGCAGACCGGCTCGGCACGCTGAACACCGCAAGCGGCATCGAAGCTGAAGCGACGACGCGTCTATGGGAGTTGTGGTACCAGCAGTCATTCCTCGACAAGCGCCTCGATGTGAAGATCGGTCAGCAAAGTATCGACCAGGAATTCATGACCAGCCAGTACGCGGCAACCTTCATCAACACGATGTTTGGCTGGCCTGCCCTGCCGTCGTACGACATGCCGTCGGGCGGTCCTGCCTATCCGCTATCCGGGTTGGGGGTGCGCGTGCGCGGGCAGATCACGCCCTCTCTAACGGCGCTCGCCGGCGTCTACTCAGGCGACCCGCTGGGCAACAATCCCGACAACATTCATGGCACCAACTTCAACCTGCACAACGGCGCGTTGTGGATCGGCGAACTGCAGTACGCAATCAACCAGCCTGCCGATGGCGAAATGACGGGCATGGACAGCAACAAGCTGCCGGGTACGTACAAGATCGGTGTCTGGTACAACAGCAACCGCTTTGATGACCAGCGCTTCGACAACACTGGCCTGTCGCTCGCGAATCCGGCGACGACGGGCATTCCGCAGTCCCATCACGGCGACTACAGCATCTACGCAGTCGCCGACCAGATGGTGTGGCGCCCCAATCCCGACGAGCCGCGCAGCGTGGGCGTCTTCGCACGCGTGATGGGCGCTCCGGGCGATCGCAACCTGGTCAGCCTTTCGGCGAATCTGGGCGTCGTGCTGAAAGCACCGTTCAAGGGTCGCGACGATGACAGCGTCGGCCTCGCCGTCACTTACATCAAGGTGGGCAACCACGTGCACGATCTCGATCTCGACAACCGCGATTTCTCGGGCGGTCCGTACGGTGTGCGCACAAGCGAAACAGCGCTGGAAGCAACCTACATCTATCAGGCGGCGCCCTGGTGGCAAATACAGGCCGACGCGCAGTACACGTTCAATGCAGGCGCCGGCCAGAATCCGAACGATCCGACTCAACCGCTACGCAACACATTCGTGGTGGGCGTGCGAACCAACATCACGTTCTGA
- a CDS encoding NHL repeat-containing protein produces MLALIATCTAQAEPQGFLETLHRNTTLVNTVPDNGDQNPYAIVVAPVSAGSVKQGDVLVDNFNNSANLQGTGSTIVNYHPDTKQITLFAQIPRDLKDCPGGVGLSTAMTMLKSGWVIVGSTPSNDGTTGTKGAGCLVVLDSQGKVTSTISSPNINDPWGNMAVVDNGTSATLFISMAGFGVGGADGEPPVFKQATVLRLDLDIPQGKPPVVKKETVVGSGFGAQADKGVFLVGPTGLALSADQKLLFVSDAIGNRVNEIDEPMTRDTSAGVGRQLTADGLLHRPLAMVTAPNGHLLVTNALNGQVVEIVPATGKQLYARWIDTDKAQTPPGNGDLFGIAMTPEGDGFYYVQDDVNTLVIAK; encoded by the coding sequence ATGCTGGCGCTCATCGCCACGTGCACCGCTCAAGCCGAACCCCAAGGGTTTCTCGAAACCCTGCATCGCAATACGACGCTCGTCAACACTGTGCCCGATAACGGCGATCAGAATCCTTACGCGATCGTCGTCGCGCCGGTCTCGGCGGGTTCGGTGAAACAGGGCGACGTACTGGTCGACAACTTCAACAACTCGGCCAATCTGCAAGGTACGGGTAGTACGATCGTCAACTATCACCCCGACACGAAGCAGATAACACTGTTCGCGCAGATTCCGCGCGATCTGAAAGATTGTCCCGGCGGCGTTGGTCTCTCGACTGCAATGACCATGCTCAAGTCCGGCTGGGTGATCGTCGGCAGCACACCGAGTAATGATGGCACCACGGGCACCAAAGGCGCCGGCTGTCTGGTCGTGCTCGACTCGCAGGGCAAAGTGACCTCGACCATCTCCAGCCCGAACATCAACGATCCATGGGGCAACATGGCCGTCGTCGACAACGGTACGAGTGCGACCTTGTTCATCAGCATGGCGGGCTTCGGCGTCGGCGGCGCGGATGGCGAGCCGCCCGTGTTCAAGCAGGCGACTGTGCTGCGCCTCGACCTCGATATTCCGCAAGGCAAGCCGCCCGTCGTGAAGAAGGAAACGGTGGTGGGCAGCGGCTTCGGCGCGCAGGCAGACAAGGGCGTGTTCCTCGTGGGACCGACGGGGCTCGCGCTGTCGGCGGATCAAAAGCTGCTGTTTGTGTCGGACGCAATCGGCAACCGCGTCAACGAGATCGACGAGCCGATGACGCGCGATACCAGCGCCGGTGTCGGACGGCAGCTCACGGCAGACGGCCTGCTGCATCGCCCGCTCGCGATGGTGACGGCGCCCAACGGCCATCTGCTGGTGACGAATGCACTCAACGGACAGGTCGTCGAGATTGTCCCCGCCACGGGCAAGCAGCTCTACGCGCGCTGGATCGATACCGACAAGGCGCAGACACCGCCTGGCAACGGCGACCTGTTCGGCATCGCGATGACGCCCGAGGGCGATGGCTTCTACTATGTACAGGATGACGTGAACACGCTGGTGATCGCGAAGTGA
- the efeB gene encoding iron uptake transporter deferrochelatase/peroxidase subunit, whose translation MTNDQSPPSRPGRRGFLKAGGAAVAAGAGLATSSVTHAALTRTHADDVQRQIEPFYGAHQGGVVTPQQSHSYLAAFDLKTDKREEVIALLREWTQAAARMTQGKPAGSLETADDKPAADSADVLGLGASSLTITFGFGPGLFTSRDGKDRYGLASKRPAALVDLPRFNGDQLIAEKTGGDLFVQACANDAQVAFHAVRQLARMGYGAIQMRWGQAGFLSGPKGQTPRNLMGFKDGTNNPSTAKPPLMNQFVWANAADAPWMQGGTYTVVRRIRITLEHWDQMELGFQEQVFGRHKYSGAPIGQKNEFDAVDLKAVDKDGNPVIPDNSHVRLSNQANNAGAQILRRSYSYNDGTNFYIERWPPWRQETEYDAGLIFIAHQADPRTGFIPINEKLSKFDVMNQFTTHIGSAIFAVPPGAREGSYVGAGLFEA comes from the coding sequence ATGACGAACGATCAATCCCCACCGTCGCGGCCTGGCCGGCGCGGCTTTTTGAAAGCCGGCGGAGCCGCCGTCGCGGCGGGCGCCGGACTCGCCACGTCGAGCGTTACGCATGCCGCGTTGACGCGCACCCACGCCGACGACGTGCAACGCCAGATCGAACCGTTCTACGGCGCGCATCAAGGCGGCGTCGTGACGCCGCAGCAGAGTCATAGCTACCTCGCGGCTTTCGATCTGAAAACCGACAAGCGCGAGGAAGTGATCGCGCTGCTGCGCGAGTGGACCCAGGCCGCCGCGCGCATGACGCAAGGCAAGCCCGCCGGCTCGCTCGAAACAGCCGACGACAAACCCGCCGCCGATTCCGCCGATGTACTCGGCCTCGGCGCGTCGTCGCTGACCATCACATTTGGCTTCGGCCCGGGTCTGTTCACGTCGCGCGACGGCAAGGACCGCTATGGCCTCGCGAGCAAACGCCCTGCCGCGCTCGTCGATCTGCCGCGATTCAACGGCGACCAGCTGATCGCCGAGAAGACGGGCGGCGACCTGTTCGTGCAGGCGTGCGCGAACGATGCGCAGGTCGCGTTCCATGCCGTGCGGCAACTCGCGCGCATGGGTTACGGCGCGATCCAGATGCGCTGGGGCCAGGCGGGCTTCCTGTCGGGTCCGAAAGGTCAGACGCCGCGCAATCTGATGGGCTTCAAGGACGGCACCAACAATCCGTCGACGGCGAAACCGCCGCTGATGAACCAGTTCGTCTGGGCCAATGCCGCCGACGCGCCGTGGATGCAAGGCGGCACCTATACGGTCGTGCGCCGCATCCGCATCACACTCGAACACTGGGACCAGATGGAACTCGGCTTCCAGGAACAGGTTTTCGGACGGCACAAATACAGCGGCGCGCCGATCGGCCAGAAAAACGAGTTCGATGCCGTCGATCTGAAGGCCGTGGACAAGGACGGCAACCCCGTCATTCCCGACAATTCGCACGTGCGCCTCTCGAATCAGGCGAACAATGCGGGCGCGCAGATCCTCCGTCGTTCGTATTCGTACAACGACGGCACGAACTTCTATATCGAACGCTGGCCGCCATGGCGCCAGGAAACGGAATATGACGCGGGTCTCATCTTTATCGCGCATCAGGCGGACCCGCGCACAGGCTTCATTCCGATCAACGAAAAGCTCTCGAAGTTCGACGTGATGAACCAGTTCACGACGCACATCGGCAGCGCGATCTTCGCCGTGCCGCCGGGCGCGCGTGAAGGTTCGTATGTCGGGGCAGGACTGTTCGAAGCATAA
- a CDS encoding iron ABC transporter substrate-binding protein, whose amino-acid sequence MNRSWFGAMRHAARVTALSLSIAAATGTTGAYAASITVYSAQHEQVMNMLAKDFEKQSGISVKVRNGEGPALAAQLVAEGSASPADVYFTENSPELMLLEEKGLLSKVDPATIGTIPTRYSSPTGQWVGVTARESVLAYNTAKIQPSQLPASIFDLAKPEWKGKVGIAPSDADFLPLVSAVLALKGEAQTLQWLKGLKANAQIFDDDEGVVAAVNRGGVVTGVINNYYWARLHTQLGDKSTRSAIYHYTNGDVGGLVNVSGAAIMKTAHNADGAQQFLKYLVSERAQTLMANSHVSYEYPLHAGVAPDPLLKPFNELQPPSLTLEQLGDDSQAGKLLRQAGLL is encoded by the coding sequence ATGAACCGTTCCTGGTTTGGAGCAATGCGTCACGCGGCGCGCGTGACGGCCCTGTCGCTTTCGATCGCCGCCGCTACAGGCACAACAGGCGCATACGCCGCATCGATTACGGTGTACAGCGCGCAACACGAGCAGGTCATGAACATGCTCGCGAAAGACTTCGAAAAGCAGTCGGGCATTTCAGTGAAGGTCCGCAATGGCGAAGGCCCGGCACTCGCTGCGCAACTAGTCGCCGAAGGTTCAGCATCACCCGCCGATGTGTACTTCACCGAGAACTCGCCCGAACTGATGCTGCTCGAAGAAAAGGGCCTGCTGAGCAAGGTCGATCCCGCCACCATCGGCACCATTCCCACGCGCTACAGTTCGCCGACGGGACAATGGGTCGGCGTGACCGCCCGCGAAAGCGTGCTCGCGTACAACACGGCGAAGATCCAGCCTTCGCAACTGCCCGCGTCGATCTTCGATCTGGCGAAGCCCGAGTGGAAGGGCAAGGTCGGCATCGCGCCCAGCGACGCGGATTTTCTGCCGCTGGTAAGCGCCGTGCTCGCGTTGAAGGGCGAAGCGCAAACGCTGCAATGGCTCAAGGGCCTCAAGGCAAACGCGCAGATTTTCGACGACGACGAAGGTGTCGTGGCCGCCGTGAATCGTGGCGGCGTCGTCACGGGCGTGATCAACAACTACTACTGGGCGCGTCTTCATACCCAGCTGGGCGACAAGTCGACGCGTAGTGCGATCTATCACTACACCAATGGCGACGTCGGTGGACTCGTGAACGTGTCGGGTGCCGCGATCATGAAGACCGCGCACAACGCCGACGGTGCGCAGCAGTTCCTGAAGTATCTGGTGAGCGAGCGCGCCCAGACGCTGATGGCAAACAGCCACGTCAGCTATGAATATCCGCTGCATGCCGGCGTCGCACCCGATCCGCTGCTCAAGCCGTTCAACGAATTGCAGCCGCCGTCTC